In Streptomyces seoulensis, the following are encoded in one genomic region:
- the purF gene encoding amidophosphoribosyltransferase produces MPRGDGRLNHDLLPGEKGPQDACGVFGVWAPGEEVAKLTYFGLYALQHRGQESAGIAVSNGSQILVFKDMGLVSQVFDETSLGSLQGHIAVGHARYSTTGASVWENAQPTFRATAHGSIALGHNGNLVNTAQLAEMVAELPKDTNGRSTRVAATNDTDLLTALLAAQVDEDGKPLTIEEGAHAVLPKVKGAFSLVFMDEHTLYAARDPQGIRPLVLGRLERGWVVASESAALDICGASYVREIEPGEFIAIDENGLRTSRFAEAKPKGCVFEYVYLARPDTDIAGRNVYLSRVEMGRRLAKEAPAEADLVIATPESGTPAAIGYAEASGIPFGNGLVKNAYVGRTFIQPSQTIRQLGIRLKLNPLKEVIKGKRLVVVDDSIVRGNTQRALVRMLREAGAAEVHIRISSPPVKWPCFFGIDFATRAELIANGMTIEEIGTSLGADSLAYISIDGMIEATTIAKPDLCRACFDGEYPMDLPDPELLGKQLLETELAAGPATTAAADAIRRP; encoded by the coding sequence GTGCCACGTGGTGACGGTCGACTCAATCACGATCTGCTTCCCGGCGAAAAAGGCCCCCAGGACGCTTGCGGCGTCTTCGGTGTCTGGGCGCCGGGTGAAGAGGTCGCAAAGCTCACGTACTTCGGGCTCTACGCCCTCCAGCACCGGGGCCAGGAATCCGCGGGAATCGCGGTAAGCAATGGCTCCCAGATCCTCGTCTTCAAGGACATGGGCCTGGTCTCCCAGGTCTTCGACGAAACCTCGCTCGGTTCGCTCCAGGGTCATATAGCGGTCGGTCACGCCCGCTACTCGACCACCGGCGCCTCCGTGTGGGAGAACGCCCAGCCGACGTTCCGCGCCACCGCGCACGGTTCGATCGCGCTCGGCCACAACGGCAACCTGGTCAACACCGCCCAGTTGGCGGAGATGGTCGCCGAACTGCCCAAGGACACCAACGGCCGCTCCACCCGGGTCGCGGCCACCAACGACACCGACCTGCTCACGGCACTGCTCGCCGCGCAGGTCGACGAGGACGGCAAGCCGCTGACCATCGAGGAGGGCGCCCACGCGGTGCTCCCCAAGGTGAAGGGCGCCTTCAGCCTCGTCTTCATGGACGAGCACACCCTCTACGCCGCCCGTGATCCGCAGGGCATCCGCCCGCTGGTCCTCGGCCGGCTGGAGCGCGGCTGGGTGGTCGCCTCCGAGTCCGCCGCGCTCGACATCTGCGGCGCGTCCTACGTCCGGGAGATCGAGCCGGGCGAGTTCATCGCCATCGACGAGAACGGTCTGCGCACCTCCCGGTTCGCGGAAGCGAAGCCCAAGGGCTGTGTCTTCGAGTACGTGTACCTGGCCCGCCCGGACACCGACATCGCCGGCCGGAACGTCTATCTGTCCCGTGTCGAGATGGGCCGCCGCCTGGCCAAGGAGGCGCCCGCCGAGGCCGACCTGGTCATAGCGACGCCGGAGTCCGGCACCCCGGCCGCGATCGGTTACGCCGAGGCGTCCGGCATCCCCTTCGGCAACGGCCTGGTGAAGAACGCCTACGTCGGCCGGACCTTCATCCAGCCCTCGCAGACGATCCGCCAGCTCGGCATCCGGCTGAAGCTGAACCCGCTCAAGGAAGTCATCAAGGGCAAGCGCCTGGTCGTCGTGGACGACTCCATCGTGCGCGGCAACACCCAGCGGGCCCTGGTCCGCATGCTGCGCGAGGCGGGCGCCGCCGAGGTCCACATCCGGATCTCCTCGCCCCCGGTGAAGTGGCCCTGCTTCTTCGGCATCGACTTCGCCACCCGCGCCGAGCTGATCGCCAACGGCATGACGATCGAGGAGATCGGCACCAGCCTGGGCGCCGACTCGCTCGCGTACATCTCCATCGACGGCATGATCGAGGCGACCACCATCGCCAAGCCGGACCTGTGTCGCGCCTGCTTCGACGGTGAGTACCCGATGGACCTGCCCGACCCCGAGCTGCTCGGCAAGCAGCTGCTGGAGACCGAGCTGGCGGCCGGGCCCGCCACCACCGCCGCGGCCGACGCCATCCGGCGTCCCTGA
- the purQ gene encoding phosphoribosylformylglycinamidine synthase subunit PurQ: MTARIGVVTFPGSLDDRDTRRAITLAGAEPVALWHKDKDLGQVDAVVLPGGFSYGDYLRAGAISRFSPVMESVIEQAKAGLPVLGICNGFQVLTEAHLLPGGMLGNDHLHFICRDQKLRVENAGTAWTGDYRQGQEIHIPLKNMDGRYVADEYTLDKLEAEGRVVFRYLDLNPNGSLRDIAGITNEAGNVVGLMPHPEHAVEPLIGTGRTDGLPFFTSILKKLVNA; encoded by the coding sequence GTGACCGCTCGTATTGGTGTCGTCACATTTCCGGGAAGTCTCGACGACCGTGACACCCGGCGCGCGATCACCCTCGCCGGCGCCGAACCCGTAGCCCTGTGGCACAAGGACAAGGACCTGGGGCAGGTCGACGCCGTGGTGCTGCCCGGCGGTTTCTCCTACGGCGACTATCTGCGCGCCGGGGCGATCTCCCGCTTCTCGCCGGTGATGGAGTCCGTCATCGAGCAGGCGAAGGCCGGCCTTCCGGTCCTCGGTATCTGCAACGGCTTCCAGGTCCTCACCGAGGCGCACCTGCTGCCCGGCGGGATGCTCGGCAACGACCACCTCCACTTCATCTGCCGCGACCAGAAGCTGCGGGTGGAGAACGCGGGGACGGCCTGGACCGGCGACTACCGCCAGGGCCAGGAGATCCACATCCCGCTGAAGAACATGGACGGCCGGTACGTCGCCGACGAGTACACGCTCGACAAGCTGGAGGCGGAGGGCCGGGTGGTCTTCCGCTACCTGGACCTGAACCCCAACGGCTCGCTGCGCGACATCGCCGGCATCACCAACGAGGCCGGGAACGTGGTCGGCCTCATGCCGCACCCCGAGCACGCCGTCGAGCCGCTGATCGGAACCGGCCGCACCGACGGCCTCCCGTTCTTCACCTCGATCCTGAAGAAGCTGGTCAACGCATGA
- a CDS encoding DUF3073 domain-containing protein, giving the protein MGRGRAKAKQTKVARQLKYNSGGTDLSRLASELGASTSNQPPNSEPFEDDEDDEEDLYSRYADLYEDDDEDEDDGPSQHRRGA; this is encoded by the coding sequence ATGGGGCGCGGCCGGGCCAAGGCCAAGCAGACGAAGGTCGCCCGCCAGCTGAAGTACAACAGCGGTGGGACTGATCTGTCGCGTCTGGCCAGTGAACTGGGCGCATCGACTTCGAACCAGCCGCCGAACAGCGAGCCGTTCGAGGATGATGAGGACGACGAGGAAGACCTCTACTCCCGTTACGCCGACCTCTATGAGGACGACGACGAGGACGAGGACGACGGTCCCTCACAGCACCGTCGCGGCGCTTGA
- the purM gene encoding phosphoribosylformylglycinamidine cyclo-ligase: MSSETTGASYASAGVDIEAGDRAVELMKEWVKKTRRPEVLGGIGGFAGLFDASALKRYERPLLASATDGVGTKVDIARRLGVYDTIGHDLVAMVMDDIVVCGAEPLFMTDYICVGKVHPERVAAIVKGIAEGCVLAGCALVGGETAEHPGLLGPDDFDVAGAGTGVVEADRLLGPDRIRSGDVVIAMASSGLHSNGYSLVRHVLLERAGLTLEGEVAELGRTLGEELLEPTKIYSLDCLALTRTTEVHAFSHITGGGLAANLARVIPDGLYATVDRSTWTPGPVFDLVGRSGDVARLELEKTLNMGVGMMAVVPAESAEAALTTLADRGVEAWVAGTIAERGEQESAAGLVGDYAV, encoded by the coding sequence ATGTCCTCTGAGACCACGGGCGCCAGCTACGCGAGCGCGGGCGTCGACATCGAGGCGGGCGACCGCGCCGTCGAGCTGATGAAGGAGTGGGTGAAGAAGACCCGCCGCCCCGAGGTCCTCGGCGGCATCGGCGGCTTCGCCGGCCTCTTCGACGCCTCCGCCCTCAAGCGCTACGAGCGCCCGTTGCTGGCCTCCGCCACGGACGGGGTGGGCACCAAGGTCGACATCGCGCGCCGCCTCGGCGTGTACGACACCATCGGGCACGACCTGGTCGCGATGGTCATGGACGACATCGTGGTGTGCGGCGCCGAGCCGCTGTTCATGACCGACTACATCTGCGTCGGCAAGGTCCACCCCGAGCGGGTCGCCGCGATCGTCAAGGGCATCGCGGAGGGCTGTGTGCTCGCCGGGTGCGCCCTGGTGGGCGGCGAGACCGCCGAGCACCCGGGCCTGCTCGGCCCGGACGACTTCGACGTGGCCGGTGCCGGCACCGGCGTGGTGGAGGCCGACCGGCTGCTGGGCCCCGACCGCATCCGCTCCGGTGACGTGGTGATCGCCATGGCGTCCTCCGGGCTTCACTCCAACGGGTACTCACTGGTCCGCCACGTGCTGCTGGAGCGGGCCGGGCTGACGCTGGAGGGCGAGGTCGCGGAGCTGGGCCGGACGCTCGGCGAGGAGCTGCTGGAGCCCACCAAGATCTACTCGCTGGACTGCCTGGCGCTGACCCGCACCACCGAGGTGCACGCCTTCTCGCACATCACCGGCGGCGGCCTCGCGGCCAACCTGGCCCGGGTGATCCCGGACGGCCTGTACGCCACCGTGGACCGCTCCACCTGGACGCCGGGCCCGGTCTTCGACCTGGTCGGCCGGAGCGGCGACGTGGCCCGGCTGGAGCTGGAGAAGACGCTGAACATGGGCGTCGGCATGATGGCCGTCGTCCCGGCGGAGTCCGCCGAGGCGGCCCTGACCACGCTGGCCGACCGGGGCGTCGAAGCCTGGGTGGCGGGCACCATCGCCGAGCGCGGCGAGCAGGAGAGCGCCGCCGGACTCGTCGGCGACTACGCGGTCTAG
- a CDS encoding ABC transporter ATP-binding protein, which produces MDSNPQKPVIEVTGLRRVYGSGFEAVRGITFSVARGEIFALLGTNGAGKTSTVELLEGLAVPAGGRVRILGHDPHAERAAVRSRTGVMLQEGGFPSDLTVAETARMWAGCVSGARPEAEALDRVGLTGRSGVRVKQLSGGERRRLDLALALLGDPEVLFLDEPTTGLDAEGRRDTWELVRSLRDVGTTVLLTTHYLEEAADLADRLAILHEGRIAASGTPAEVTDGRPAGISFRLPTGYFAGDLPPLAELGVCAHEITGRTVRLSTRELQRTATGVLAWAERAGVELHGLDMRSASLEEAFLQIAGEREVAA; this is translated from the coding sequence ATGGACAGCAACCCACAGAAACCCGTGATCGAGGTCACCGGACTGCGGCGGGTCTACGGCTCCGGATTCGAGGCCGTACGCGGCATCACCTTCTCCGTCGCCCGCGGCGAGATCTTCGCCCTGCTCGGCACCAACGGCGCGGGCAAGACCTCCACCGTCGAACTGCTGGAGGGCCTCGCGGTACCGGCCGGGGGCCGGGTGAGAATCCTCGGGCACGATCCCCACGCCGAGCGGGCCGCCGTACGGTCGCGTACCGGCGTCATGCTCCAGGAGGGCGGCTTCCCCTCCGACCTCACCGTGGCGGAGACCGCCCGCATGTGGGCGGGGTGCGTCAGCGGCGCCCGGCCCGAGGCGGAGGCGCTGGACCGGGTCGGCCTCACCGGGCGGAGCGGCGTACGCGTCAAGCAGCTCTCCGGCGGTGAGCGGCGGCGGCTCGACCTGGCGCTCGCGCTGCTCGGCGACCCCGAGGTGCTGTTCCTGGACGAGCCGACGACCGGTCTGGACGCCGAAGGGCGCCGGGACACCTGGGAGTTGGTGCGCTCGCTGCGTGACGTGGGGACCACCGTGCTGCTCACCACGCACTACCTGGAGGAGGCGGCGGACCTGGCCGACCGGCTGGCGATCCTGCACGAGGGCCGTATCGCCGCCTCCGGCACCCCCGCCGAGGTCACCGACGGGCGCCCGGCCGGCATCTCCTTCCGGCTGCCCACCGGGTACTTCGCCGGCGACCTGCCCCCACTGGCCGAACTCGGCGTCTGCGCCCATGAGATCACCGGCCGCACCGTCCGGCTCAGCACCCGCGAGCTCCAGCGGACGGCCACCGGGGTGCTGGCCTGGGCGGAGCGGGCCGGGGTCGAACTGCACGGCCTGGACATGCGGTCGGCGTCACTGGAGGAGGCGTTCCTCCAGATCGCCGGAGAGCGGGAGGTGGCGGCATGA
- a CDS encoding META domain-containing protein codes for MTLTVAAALVPLAVACGNDTADTGSGSVAPPPKLTGTDWRVTGVTEGDTTHRAPAAARIRIDDEGRASGNLGCNTFSAPTTIDGARIDFGTLRTTRMACDAPRMTFERALTRALNSGALTARTDDGALTLTTGEGGRVQLTPSAS; via the coding sequence ATGACACTGACCGTGGCCGCCGCGCTCGTACCGCTCGCGGTGGCCTGTGGGAACGACACGGCCGACACCGGCAGCGGCTCGGTGGCCCCGCCGCCGAAGCTCACCGGCACCGACTGGCGGGTGACCGGCGTCACCGAGGGGGACACCACGCACCGCGCCCCCGCGGCCGCCCGCATCCGTATCGACGACGAGGGCCGCGCGAGCGGCAACCTCGGCTGCAACACCTTCTCCGCGCCCACCACCATCGACGGCGCCCGGATCGACTTCGGCACCCTGCGCACGACCCGGATGGCCTGTGACGCACCCCGGATGACCTTCGAACGCGCGCTGACCCGCGCCCTCAACTCCGGTGCCCTGACCGCCCGTACCGACGACGGGGCGCTCACCCTCACCACGGGCGAGGGCGGACGCGTCCAGCTCACGCCGAGCGCGTCCTGA
- the purL gene encoding phosphoribosylformylglycinamidine synthase subunit PurL, protein MSRTPLDTVDNAAATPDVELPWAELGLKKDEYERVVEILGRRPTGAELAMYSVMWSEHCSYKSSKVHLRQFGEKAPQSDAMLVGIGENAGVVDVGQGYAVTFKVESHNHPSYVEPYQGAATGVGGIVRDIIAMGARPVAVVDPLRFGAADHPDTKRVLPGVVAGIGGYGNCLGLPNIGGEVVFDACYQGNPLVNAGAIGVMRHEDIHLAKASGAGNKVILYGARTGGDGIGGASILASETFDDAKPSKRPAVQVGDPFQEKLLIECTLEAFQEKLVVGIQDLGAAGLSCATSELASNGSGGMRVTLDDVPLRDSTLSPEEILMSESQERMCAVVEPEKVDRFLEICEKWDVIATVIGEVTDGDRLEIFWHGGKIVDVDPRTVAHDGPVYERPYARPEWQDALQADDANKLPRPATPEELREQVLKLVASPNQASKKWITSQYDHFVQGNTVLAQPEDSGMIRVDEETGLGVAIATDGNGRYAKLDPYTGAQLALAEAYRNVATTGAKPLAVSDCLNFGSPEDPAVMWQFAEAVRGLADGCLQLGTPVTGGNVSLYNQTGEAAIHPTPVVAVLGVIDDVARRTPVAFQEEGQLLYLLGDTSEEFGGSAWSQVVHDHLGGLPPKVDLERERLLAEILISASRDGMIDSAHDLSDGGLIQAVVESALLGEKGARLIVPDGLDAFTFLLSESAGRALVAVPRSEELRFTDMCGARGLPATRIGVVDGDSVDIQGEFTLPLAELREAHENTIPALLA, encoded by the coding sequence ATGAGCCGGACGCCTCTGGACACGGTCGACAACGCGGCCGCCACCCCTGACGTCGAGCTGCCCTGGGCCGAACTCGGCCTGAAGAAGGACGAGTACGAGCGCGTGGTCGAGATCCTCGGCCGCCGCCCGACCGGCGCCGAACTCGCCATGTACTCGGTGATGTGGTCCGAGCACTGCTCGTACAAGTCCTCCAAGGTCCACCTGCGCCAGTTCGGCGAGAAGGCGCCCCAGTCGGACGCCATGCTCGTCGGCATCGGTGAGAACGCCGGTGTGGTGGACGTCGGCCAGGGCTACGCGGTCACCTTCAAGGTCGAGTCGCACAACCACCCCTCCTACGTCGAGCCCTACCAGGGCGCGGCCACGGGCGTCGGCGGCATCGTGCGCGACATCATCGCCATGGGCGCCCGCCCGGTCGCGGTCGTGGACCCGCTGCGCTTCGGCGCCGCCGACCACCCCGACACCAAGCGCGTGCTGCCCGGCGTGGTCGCCGGCATCGGCGGCTACGGCAACTGCCTGGGCCTGCCCAACATCGGCGGCGAGGTCGTCTTCGACGCCTGCTACCAGGGCAACCCGCTGGTCAACGCCGGTGCCATCGGCGTCATGCGGCACGAGGACATCCACCTCGCCAAGGCGTCCGGCGCCGGCAACAAGGTCATCCTCTACGGCGCCCGCACCGGCGGCGACGGCATCGGCGGCGCCTCGATCCTCGCCTCCGAGACCTTCGACGACGCCAAGCCCTCCAAGCGTCCGGCCGTCCAGGTCGGCGACCCCTTCCAGGAGAAGCTCCTCATCGAGTGCACCCTGGAGGCGTTCCAGGAGAAGCTCGTCGTCGGCATCCAGGACCTCGGCGCGGCGGGCCTGTCCTGCGCGACGAGCGAGCTGGCCTCCAACGGCTCCGGCGGTATGCGCGTCACCCTGGACGACGTACCGCTGCGCGACTCCACGCTCTCGCCCGAGGAGATCCTCATGAGCGAGTCGCAGGAACGCATGTGCGCGGTGGTCGAGCCGGAGAAGGTCGACCGCTTCCTGGAGATCTGCGAGAAGTGGGACGTCATCGCCACGGTCATCGGTGAGGTCACCGACGGCGACCGGCTGGAGATCTTCTGGCACGGGGGCAAGATCGTCGATGTCGACCCGCGCACCGTCGCCCACGACGGCCCGGTCTACGAGCGTCCCTACGCCCGCCCCGAGTGGCAGGACGCCCTCCAGGCCGACGACGCGAACAAGCTGCCCCGCCCGGCCACGCCCGAGGAGCTGCGCGAGCAGGTCCTGAAGCTGGTCGCGTCGCCCAACCAGGCGTCGAAGAAGTGGATCACCTCGCAGTACGACCACTTCGTGCAGGGCAACACCGTCCTCGCCCAGCCGGAGGACTCCGGCATGATCCGCGTGGACGAGGAGACCGGCCTCGGCGTCGCCATCGCCACCGACGGCAACGGCCGCTACGCCAAGCTCGACCCCTACACGGGCGCGCAGCTGGCGCTGGCGGAGGCGTACCGGAACGTGGCGACGACCGGTGCCAAGCCGCTCGCCGTCTCCGACTGCCTGAACTTCGGTTCGCCCGAGGACCCGGCCGTGATGTGGCAGTTCGCGGAGGCCGTGCGCGGTCTGGCGGACGGCTGCCTCCAGCTCGGTACCCCGGTGACCGGCGGCAACGTCTCCCTCTACAACCAGACCGGCGAGGCGGCGATCCACCCGACCCCGGTGGTCGCGGTCCTCGGCGTCATCGACGACGTGGCCCGGCGCACCCCGGTCGCCTTCCAGGAGGAGGGCCAGCTCCTCTACCTGCTGGGCGACACCTCCGAGGAGTTCGGCGGCTCGGCCTGGTCCCAGGTCGTCCACGACCACCTCGGCGGGCTGCCCCCGAAGGTCGACCTGGAGCGGGAGCGGCTGCTCGCCGAGATCCTGATCTCCGCCTCCCGCGACGGCATGATCGACTCCGCGCACGACCTCTCCGACGGCGGCCTGATCCAGGCCGTGGTCGAGTCGGCGCTGCTCGGGGAGAAGGGCGCGCGGCTGATCGTCCCGGACGGTCTGGACGCCTTCACCTTCCTCCTCTCGGAGTCGGCGGGCCGCGCCCTTGTCGCCGTCCCGCGCTCGGAGGAGCTGCGCTTCACCGACATGTGCGGCGCCCGGGGCCTCCCGGCCACCCGCATCGGCGTCGTCGACGGTGACTCCGTCGACATCCAGGGCGAGTTCACCCTCCCCCTGGCCGAGCTGCGCGAGGCGCACGAGAACACGATCCCGGCTCTGCTGGCGTGA
- a CDS encoding sterol carrier family protein gives MPPAQKRPRKYDPLRTRTAVLAQLGAVRAAVEGLDPGQLALPTRRDGMTVRELAAQVAACVVAVRQAVERPARFKQTLPLAEWPLREAVAFTPVPFDLAGAEDDLRALLGDHAGSPLVDTGAGVLPLNEFLVTRAVELVLAADDLSDAVPGLDVPLDRHALAAATRLLADALAVKAPGGSTEVRVPPYAVVQCVEGLRHTRGTPPNVVETGPLTWVRLATGRLSWADAVERAEVSASGERADLSGLLPLGR, from the coding sequence ATGCCCCCGGCCCAGAAGCGCCCCCGTAAGTACGACCCCCTCCGGACCCGTACCGCCGTGCTCGCTCAGCTCGGTGCGGTGCGCGCGGCCGTCGAGGGGCTGGACCCCGGGCAGCTCGCGTTGCCCACACGGCGGGACGGGATGACGGTGCGGGAGCTGGCCGCGCAGGTCGCCGCGTGTGTCGTCGCCGTGCGGCAGGCGGTGGAGCGGCCGGCGCGGTTCAAGCAGACGCTGCCGCTCGCGGAGTGGCCGCTGCGCGAGGCGGTCGCCTTCACGCCCGTACCGTTCGACCTCGCCGGCGCCGAGGACGACCTGCGGGCCCTGCTGGGCGACCACGCCGGGAGTCCGCTGGTGGACACCGGGGCCGGGGTGCTGCCGCTCAACGAGTTCCTGGTCACCCGGGCCGTCGAGCTGGTCCTCGCCGCCGACGACCTGTCCGACGCGGTGCCCGGACTGGACGTGCCGCTGGACCGGCACGCGCTGGCCGCCGCGACCCGGCTGCTCGCCGACGCCCTCGCCGTGAAGGCGCCCGGCGGGTCCACCGAGGTACGGGTGCCGCCGTACGCGGTGGTGCAGTGCGTGGAGGGGCTCAGACACACCCGGGGGACCCCGCCCAACGTGGTCGAGACCGGCCCGCTCACCTGGGTCCGCCTCGCCACCGGGCGTCTGAGCTGGGCGGACGCCGTCGAGCGGGCCGAGGTGAGCGCCAGCGGGGAGCGCGCCGACCTCTCCGGGCTGCTGCCACTCGGCCGATAG
- a CDS encoding ABC transporter permease encodes MSAPALSAGAASGSLRRMRALARAELTLLGRNKGVVFTALVVPLTLPFTARQALGQDELAKLGLSAGTVMLPAAVGFTFLFAVYASLVNAYVARREELVLKRLRTGELSDPEILVGTALPALVLGLAQALLLCAGCAALLRLGPPKAPHLALLGLFTGLVTSAALAALTSAFTRSTESAQVTALPVVFASMLGSGIMFPTEAMPGRLARICEFLPLSPAVRLVRGAWTGHLSAYGALGASAAALAWAAVAVFAARRWFRWEPRR; translated from the coding sequence ATGAGCGCGCCGGCCCTGTCGGCGGGAGCGGCGAGCGGATCGCTGCGTCGGATGCGGGCGCTGGCCCGCGCCGAACTCACCCTGCTGGGGCGGAACAAGGGCGTGGTGTTCACGGCGCTGGTCGTGCCGCTCACCCTGCCGTTCACCGCGCGGCAGGCCCTCGGTCAGGACGAGCTGGCGAAACTCGGCCTGAGCGCCGGCACGGTGATGCTCCCGGCCGCCGTCGGCTTCACCTTCCTGTTCGCCGTGTACGCCTCCCTGGTCAACGCCTATGTGGCCCGCCGCGAGGAACTCGTCCTCAAGCGGCTGCGCACCGGCGAACTCTCCGACCCCGAGATCCTCGTCGGTACCGCGCTGCCCGCCCTGGTCCTCGGCCTGGCCCAGGCGCTCCTGCTCTGCGCGGGCTGCGCGGCCCTGCTGCGCCTCGGCCCGCCGAAGGCACCGCACCTGGCGCTGCTGGGGCTGTTCACCGGGCTGGTGACCAGCGCCGCCCTGGCCGCGCTGACCTCCGCCTTCACCCGGAGCACGGAGAGCGCCCAGGTGACCGCGCTGCCGGTGGTGTTCGCCTCGATGCTCGGCTCCGGCATCATGTTCCCGACCGAGGCCATGCCCGGCCGGCTCGCCCGCATCTGCGAGTTCCTCCCGCTCTCCCCGGCCGTCCGCCTGGTCCGCGGCGCCTGGACCGGCCACCTGAGCGCGTACGGGGCACTGGGCGCCTCGGCGGCCGCGCTGGCCTGGGCGGCCGTGGCCGTGTTCGCCGCGCGGCGCTGGTTCCGCTGGGAACCGCGCCGCTGA
- the purS gene encoding phosphoribosylformylglycinamidine synthase subunit PurS, protein MARVVVDVMLKPEILDPQGQAVQRALPRLGFTGISDVRQGKRFELEVEGPVDEAALARIHDLAESFLANTVIEDFTVKVEEVAGAAE, encoded by the coding sequence GTGGCACGCGTCGTAGTCGACGTCATGCTCAAGCCGGAGATCCTCGACCCCCAGGGCCAGGCGGTCCAGCGTGCGCTGCCGCGCCTGGGTTTCACCGGGATCTCGGACGTCCGCCAGGGAAAGCGATTCGAGCTGGAAGTAGAGGGGCCGGTCGACGAGGCCGCGCTCGCCCGCATCCATGATCTGGCGGAATCCTTCCTCGCCAACACCGTGATCGAAGACTTCACCGTGAAGGTGGAGGAAGTCGCGGGGGCCGCGGAGTGA
- a CDS encoding Leu/Phe/Val dehydrogenase, with protein MTEVTGVTADVLHTLFRSDQGGHEQVVLCQDRATGLKAVIAIHSTALGPALGGTRFHPYPDEAAAVADALQLARGMSYKNAMAGLDHGGGKAVIIGDPARDRTEELLLAYGRMVASLGGRYVTACDVGTYVADMDVVARECRWTTGRSPEQGGAGDSSVLTAFGVYQGMRASAQHLWGDPSLRDRVVGIAGVGKVGRHLVGHLLAEGAQVVVTDVRDEAVDAIVEAHPAVRRVADTATLIRLAGLDIYAPCALGGALDDHTVPVLTASVVCGAANNQLAHPGVEKDLEDRGILYAPDYVVNAGGVIQVADELHGFDFERCRAKAARIFDTTLAIFARAKADGVPPAAAADRIAEQRMADARAAR; from the coding sequence GTGACCGAGGTAACCGGCGTCACCGCAGATGTCCTGCACACCCTGTTCCGCTCGGACCAGGGCGGCCATGAGCAGGTCGTGCTCTGCCAGGACCGCGCCACCGGCCTGAAGGCCGTCATCGCCATCCACTCCACCGCGCTGGGCCCCGCGCTCGGCGGCACCCGCTTCCACCCGTACCCGGACGAGGCGGCGGCCGTGGCCGACGCGCTCCAGCTCGCGCGCGGGATGTCGTACAAGAACGCCATGGCCGGGCTCGACCACGGCGGCGGCAAGGCCGTGATCATCGGTGACCCCGCGCGGGACCGCACGGAGGAGCTGCTGCTCGCCTACGGCCGCATGGTCGCCTCGCTCGGCGGGCGCTACGTCACCGCGTGCGACGTGGGCACCTATGTCGCCGACATGGACGTGGTGGCCCGCGAGTGCCGCTGGACCACCGGGCGCTCCCCCGAGCAGGGCGGCGCCGGCGACTCCTCGGTACTCACCGCGTTCGGCGTCTACCAGGGCATGCGCGCCTCGGCCCAGCACCTGTGGGGCGACCCCTCGCTGCGGGACCGGGTGGTCGGCATCGCGGGCGTGGGCAAGGTCGGCCGGCATCTGGTCGGGCACCTGCTCGCGGAGGGCGCCCAGGTCGTGGTGACCGACGTCCGCGACGAGGCCGTGGACGCGATCGTCGAGGCCCACCCGGCGGTGCGCCGGGTCGCGGACACCGCGACGCTGATCCGGCTGGCGGGACTCGACATCTACGCCCCCTGCGCGCTCGGCGGGGCGCTGGACGACCACACGGTGCCGGTGCTCACCGCGTCCGTGGTGTGCGGCGCGGCCAACAACCAGCTCGCCCACCCCGGCGTGGAGAAGGACCTTGAGGACCGGGGCATCCTCTACGCGCCGGACTACGTGGTGAACGCGGGCGGGGTCATCCAGGTCGCCGACGAGCTGCACGGCTTCGACTTCGAGCGGTGCCGGGCGAAGGCGGCGAGGATCTTCGACACCACGCTGGCGATCTTCGCACGTGCGAAGGCGGACGGGGTTCCGCCGGCCGCCGCGGCCGACCGGATCGCCGAGCAGCGGATGGCCGACGCGCGCGCCGCACGCTGA
- a CDS encoding histone-like nucleoid-structuring protein Lsr2 — translation MAQKVVVTLFDDIDGSEAAETIAFGLDGKSYEIDLNETNAKKLRKALAPYVEAGRKRARSGKAYRQTEVAPDPSAIRAWAQANKMDVPARGRIPKKVYEAFSEAR, via the coding sequence GTGGCGCAAAAGGTCGTGGTCACGCTCTTCGACGACATCGACGGCTCGGAAGCGGCGGAAACGATCGCCTTCGGACTCGACGGCAAGTCGTACGAGATCGACCTGAACGAAACCAACGCCAAGAAACTGCGCAAGGCGCTCGCGCCCTACGTGGAGGCCGGCCGCAAGCGCGCCCGGTCCGGCAAGGCGTACCGGCAGACCGAGGTCGCCCCCGACCCGTCCGCCATCCGCGCCTGGGCCCAGGCCAACAAGATGGACGTGCCCGCGCGCGGCCGCATCCCCAAGAAGGTCTACGAGGCGTTCAGCGAGGCCCGCTGA